One window from the genome of Streptomyces sp. WZ-12 encodes:
- a CDS encoding TetR/AcrR family transcriptional regulator: protein MGRWEPGARERLVVAACDLFTEQGYDATTVTQIAERAGVTKSTFFRHFPDKRELLVAGQETLSRLLTEGIAEAPDRATPLEAVAAGLERASSAMGPMNRELAPRLKAAVAASAELQERDALKIVSLAAAMTAALVARGLPDPTAALASELGILAFKRGFAEWSEGDRDGEDELAGYVLAALDELRAASASLG from the coding sequence ATGGGTAGGTGGGAACCAGGCGCACGCGAACGCCTCGTCGTGGCCGCATGCGACCTGTTCACCGAGCAGGGGTACGACGCCACGACGGTCACGCAGATCGCCGAGCGTGCCGGCGTCACCAAGAGCACCTTCTTCCGGCACTTCCCCGACAAGCGCGAGCTGTTGGTGGCCGGACAGGAGACGCTGAGCCGGCTGCTGACCGAGGGGATCGCCGAGGCCCCCGACCGCGCCACCCCGCTGGAGGCGGTCGCCGCCGGCCTTGAGCGCGCGTCGAGCGCGATGGGACCCATGAACCGCGAGCTCGCCCCGCGCCTGAAGGCCGCCGTCGCCGCCAGCGCCGAGCTGCAAGAGCGCGACGCCCTCAAGATCGTCAGCCTCGCCGCCGCGATGACGGCCGCCCTGGTCGCCCGCGGCCTACCCGACCCCACCGCGGCCCTCGCGAGCGAGCTGGGCATCCTCGCCTTCAAGCGCGGGTTCGCCGAATGGTCCGAGGGCGACCGCGACGGCGAGGACGAACTCGCCGGATACGTCCTGGCAGCCCTGGACGAACTGCGCGCAGCGAGCGCATCGCTGGGCTGA
- a CDS encoding SDR family oxidoreductase produces the protein MRVFVTGATGLIGSTVVAELLGNGHTVLALARSDASALAAEAAGAEPLRGALADLDALRAGVAQADGVVHLAFGNDFSSPEALAKNIAEESAALATLGEELVGSDRPFVTVSGTPQAPGRASTEADPVPTDGPVGGRGRAVTAVLDLAARGVRSTAVRLPRTVHNRGLGGFAGLLTDIARRTGVSGYPGDGTQRWPAVHALDAAVLFRLALEQAEAGSVWHAVADEGDRVRDIAAVIGRRLGLPVESVPPQTYGPLGPIFATDQPSSSTHTQQTLGWKPKHPGLLEDLENIQP, from the coding sequence ATGCGTGTCTTCGTCACCGGTGCCACCGGTCTGATCGGGTCCACCGTCGTCGCCGAACTGCTCGGCAACGGCCACACCGTCCTCGCACTCGCCCGCTCCGACGCGTCCGCGCTCGCCGCAGAGGCGGCCGGCGCCGAGCCGCTCCGGGGAGCCCTCGCCGATCTGGACGCCCTCCGGGCCGGCGTCGCTCAGGCCGACGGGGTCGTCCACCTGGCGTTCGGCAATGACTTCAGCAGCCCCGAGGCCCTCGCGAAGAACATCGCCGAGGAGAGCGCCGCCCTCGCGACCCTCGGCGAGGAACTCGTCGGCAGCGACCGCCCGTTCGTGACCGTCTCGGGTACGCCCCAGGCCCCGGGGCGCGCCTCCACCGAGGCCGACCCGGTGCCGACCGACGGACCGGTCGGCGGTCGCGGCCGCGCAGTCACAGCGGTCCTGGACCTCGCCGCGCGCGGTGTCCGAAGCACGGCCGTACGCCTGCCGCGCACGGTCCACAACCGGGGCCTGGGCGGGTTCGCCGGCCTGCTGACCGACATCGCGCGCCGAACCGGCGTGTCCGGCTACCCGGGCGACGGCACACAGCGCTGGCCGGCCGTCCACGCGCTCGACGCCGCGGTCCTCTTCCGGCTCGCCCTGGAACAGGCGGAAGCCGGCAGCGTCTGGCACGCCGTGGCCGACGAGGGAGACCGGGTGCGGGACATCGCCGCGGTCATCGGCCGACGGCTGGGCCTGCCGGTCGAGTCGGTACCGCCACAGACCTACGGCCCTCTCGGCCCGATCTTCGCGACCGACCAGCCCTCGTCCAGCACCCACACCCAGCAGACCCTCGGCTGGAAACCGAAGCACCCCGGCCTCCTGGAGGACCTGGAGAACATCCAGCCCTGA
- a CDS encoding serine hydrolase — translation MYRSPIALRGLAALMATGVAVTALSAASPTSKTTGSALVGHAEVVCTSKQEGLAPTLSHDIADALKGRRGSSALALYDRGSGTSCEFRAGTPFDSASVVKVTVLGALLRQAEEAHRALTPNEVKLTTAMITKSDNASTNALWHQVGPAGMQHFLNLAGMPDTVPGTHGSWGLTQITAADQLTLMRLLTTDGTVLSPKSREYALDLMRHVASDQRWGVPAGAPASATVHVKNGWLPRTGRGWRVHSVGSFTDSGNDYAMAVLSSGSDTMGYGVATVEAAARVIHRDLAGSR, via the coding sequence ATGTACAGATCACCCATCGCACTCCGCGGGCTGGCCGCACTGATGGCCACCGGCGTGGCGGTCACGGCTCTAAGCGCGGCGAGCCCCACCTCGAAGACCACCGGCAGCGCCCTGGTGGGCCACGCCGAGGTGGTCTGCACCTCGAAGCAGGAGGGTCTGGCCCCCACCCTGTCCCACGACATCGCCGACGCGCTCAAGGGGCGCCGGGGCTCTTCGGCGCTCGCCCTCTACGACCGCGGCTCCGGGACGAGTTGCGAGTTCCGGGCCGGCACCCCCTTCGACTCCGCGAGCGTGGTCAAGGTCACCGTCCTCGGAGCGCTGCTCAGGCAGGCCGAGGAGGCACATCGTGCGCTGACGCCGAACGAGGTCAAGCTGACCACCGCCATGATCACCAAATCGGACAACGCCTCGACCAATGCCCTGTGGCACCAGGTCGGCCCGGCCGGGATGCAGCACTTCCTGAACCTGGCGGGCATGCCGGACACCGTGCCCGGCACCCACGGTTCCTGGGGCCTCACCCAGATCACCGCCGCCGACCAACTCACCCTGATGCGGCTGCTGACGACGGACGGCACGGTGCTCAGCCCCAAGTCCCGGGAGTACGCGCTTGACCTCATGCGGCACGTCGCCTCCGACCAACGGTGGGGCGTACCGGCGGGGGCGCCCGCCTCGGCGACCGTCCACGTCAAGAACGGTTGGCTACCGCGTACGGGTCGGGGCTGGCGGGTGCACAGCGTCGGCTCGTTCACCGACAGCGGCAACGACTACGCGATGGCCGTCCTCTCCAGCGGCAGCGACACCATGGGCTACGGGGTGGCCACCGTGGAGGCCGCCGCCCGCGTCATCCACCGGGACCTGGCCGGTAGCCGGTAG
- a CDS encoding MiAMP1 family antimicrobial peptide (Members of this family of antimicrobial peptides occur in plants, but also in bacterial genera such as Microbispora, Herbidospora, and Streptomyces.), with amino-acid sequence MKRRLAAVVATTVAALGLSTGAAFASTFVAYEGPYFTGRQQVITACWGPQRINFHGSYKWYGTGQTGDMSNVFGGPTVFALPSNHNSEQGTGFGWQSISIIC; translated from the coding sequence GTGAAACGCCGACTCGCCGCCGTGGTGGCCACCACGGTCGCAGCGCTCGGGCTCAGTACAGGAGCCGCTTTCGCCTCGACGTTCGTTGCGTACGAGGGGCCGTACTTCACCGGGCGGCAGCAGGTCATCACCGCCTGCTGGGGACCGCAAAGGATCAACTTCCACGGTTCGTACAAGTGGTACGGGACGGGGCAGACCGGAGACATGTCAAACGTGTTCGGCGGCCCCACCGTCTTCGCCCTCCCCAGCAACCACAACTCGGAACAGGGCACAGGCTTCGGCTGGCAGAGCATCAGCATCATCTGCTGA
- a CDS encoding TauD/TfdA dioxygenase family protein translates to MTPLSAKDLDIVRITGNIGAEIRGIDLASDLPQDTITAIRTALVTHKVVFFRGQHGLDGPTQERLARRFGTPTTAYPTLPSLDGAPAILDLDYQNSPLRADFWHADVTFIHRPPLGSILRAVSLPPYGGDTVWANTATAYTALPKELRTLADNLWAVHANTPDNAPTRSSDDSAEARTMRETFTARSFITEHPVVRVHPETGERLLLLSKFIRRFVGWTPEDSQPLLKLLRTYIPVPEHAVRWRWTQGDVAFWDNRSTEHYAVRDYDPHPRRMQRITLAGDIPVSVQGQHSRVVAGDDTDYTTSLAHPHDGKPSDRDHLASPPAS, encoded by the coding sequence ATGACCCCACTCTCTGCCAAGGATCTGGACATCGTCAGGATCACCGGCAACATCGGCGCCGAGATCCGCGGCATCGACCTCGCCTCGGACCTGCCACAGGACACCATCACCGCGATTCGCACCGCCCTCGTCACACACAAGGTCGTCTTCTTCCGAGGCCAACACGGACTGGACGGCCCGACCCAAGAGCGCCTGGCCCGGCGCTTCGGCACCCCCACCACCGCATACCCCACCCTGCCGTCCCTCGACGGCGCCCCCGCCATCCTCGACCTCGACTACCAGAACTCCCCGCTCCGCGCCGACTTCTGGCACGCCGACGTCACCTTCATCCACCGCCCGCCCCTCGGCTCCATCCTCCGCGCGGTCTCCCTCCCGCCCTACGGCGGCGACACCGTATGGGCCAACACCGCCACTGCCTACACCGCACTGCCCAAGGAACTGCGCACCCTCGCCGACAACTTGTGGGCTGTCCACGCCAACACCCCCGACAACGCGCCGACACGGAGTTCCGACGACAGCGCGGAGGCCCGCACGATGCGTGAGACGTTCACCGCACGCAGCTTCATCACCGAACACCCCGTCGTCCGCGTCCACCCCGAAACAGGCGAACGACTGCTGCTGCTCAGCAAGTTCATCCGCCGCTTCGTCGGCTGGACACCCGAAGACTCCCAGCCCCTGCTCAAACTGCTCCGGACCTACATCCCCGTCCCCGAACACGCCGTACGGTGGCGCTGGACCCAAGGAGACGTGGCCTTCTGGGACAACCGCTCCACCGAGCACTACGCCGTGCGCGACTACGACCCGCACCCCCGCCGGATGCAACGCATCACCCTCGCCGGCGACATCCCCGTCTCAGTACAGGGACAACACAGCCGCGTCGTAGCAGGCGACGACACCGACTACACCACCTCACTCGCCCACCCCCACGACGGCAAACCGTCAGATCGTGACCACCTCGCCAGCCCACCGGCCTCATAA
- a CDS encoding cytochrome P450 produces MTGPDSHATASRPCAQASLPPLGSPDPWPGYAALLACPGLHYERVEHTYYAARHSDVHHGLRHPDLAVGFPFRATRQLFGPTAIDLDAPRHRPARQQVSWFTTRHMPTWTQSAVIPVIDDLIERAVTDTPVDVIKTFAQPLPTRVICRILGLPDHEWPWIWRQLRPVIGHIADQTTGMQAALASRDILADRLRHAVRTGVPHGSLLQRLCADVPPDSAVDRSAEPIRTALLLLAAGTETTAAAIGNLLWCLQQHPHTWDEVANGTIPADAVVTESLRLHPPLHSTVRFARRALTLGDTAIPKGARVQLLLAAANRDPARIGAPPSWNPHRSPQAHHAFGGGPHACVGAQLALTELQFLLTALARRFELAGPTHPASHFRAGPFHYPTELPVRLIPRTTPA; encoded by the coding sequence ATGACCGGCCCAGACTCGCACGCCACCGCGTCCCGGCCTTGCGCGCAGGCATCGCTCCCACCGCTCGGATCCCCCGATCCCTGGCCGGGTTACGCCGCCTTGCTGGCTTGTCCGGGGCTCCATTACGAACGGGTCGAGCACACGTACTACGCGGCCCGTCACAGCGATGTCCACCACGGCCTGCGGCACCCGGACCTGGCCGTCGGCTTCCCCTTCAGGGCGACCCGCCAACTGTTCGGCCCCACCGCGATCGACCTGGACGCCCCCCGACACCGACCGGCCCGCCAACAGGTCTCCTGGTTCACCACCCGCCACATGCCCACCTGGACCCAGAGCGCCGTCATCCCCGTGATTGATGACCTGATCGAGCGGGCCGTCACCGACACACCCGTCGACGTGATCAAGACCTTCGCCCAACCCCTGCCGACCCGCGTCATCTGCCGCATCCTGGGTCTGCCGGACCATGAATGGCCGTGGATCTGGCGACAACTCAGGCCCGTCATCGGCCACATCGCCGACCAGACAACCGGCATGCAAGCGGCACTGGCCTCCCGGGACATCCTCGCGGACCGGCTCCGGCACGCGGTCCGTACCGGAGTACCGCACGGCTCGCTGCTGCAACGCCTGTGCGCCGACGTCCCGCCCGACTCCGCCGTCGACCGCTCGGCCGAACCCATCCGCACCGCCCTCCTGCTCCTGGCCGCCGGCACGGAGACGACAGCCGCCGCCATCGGCAACCTGCTCTGGTGCCTGCAGCAGCACCCGCATACCTGGGACGAGGTGGCGAACGGCACGATCCCCGCCGACGCGGTCGTCACCGAAAGCCTCCGGCTCCACCCGCCGCTGCACAGCACGGTCCGCTTCGCCCGCCGCGCTCTCACACTGGGCGACACCGCGATCCCCAAGGGCGCCCGAGTACAGCTGCTGCTCGCCGCGGCCAACCGCGACCCCGCACGCATCGGCGCACCGCCGTCCTGGAACCCGCACCGCTCCCCACAAGCCCACCACGCCTTCGGCGGCGGACCGCACGCCTGCGTGGGCGCTCAACTCGCCCTCACAGAACTGCAGTTCCTGCTGACCGCGCTGGCCAGGCGCTTCGAACTCGCGGGCCCCACCCACCCGGCCAGCCACTTCCGAGCGGGCCCCTTCCACTATCCCACCGAGCTCCCCGTGCGACTCATCCCACGAACCACCCCCGCCTGA
- a CDS encoding thioesterase II family protein yields the protein MSPSTDWIRLGPEPVLPRLHLLCFPHAGGSAAGCLNWAAAAPPGVRMAAVQPPGRDSRVAEPPLRSARAVAEALGPALADRGDTVPWAFFGHSLGALLAFETAHWLLQRGLPGPRILIVASAAAPHLPHSSPPLHHLPGPDLLKALDHLGGLPPSLANNPRLAGLWLPRIRTDLEIYDTYVPRRRAPLPCPITAFAATEDRLVPVPEVAQWHHHTAGHWSLRISPGDHFFVHADPAPVLAAAVPEETRPR from the coding sequence ATGTCACCGAGCACGGACTGGATCCGTCTGGGACCCGAGCCGGTTCTCCCACGGCTGCACCTGCTGTGCTTCCCGCATGCAGGCGGCTCGGCGGCCGGCTGCCTGAACTGGGCCGCCGCGGCTCCCCCCGGTGTGCGGATGGCCGCAGTGCAGCCGCCCGGCAGGGACAGCCGCGTCGCCGAGCCGCCGCTGCGCAGCGCGCGGGCCGTTGCGGAGGCGCTCGGTCCCGCCCTGGCAGACCGTGGCGACACCGTTCCGTGGGCCTTCTTCGGGCACAGTCTGGGTGCGCTGCTGGCATTCGAGACCGCGCACTGGCTCCTCCAGCGCGGACTCCCCGGCCCCCGCATCCTCATCGTCGCCTCCGCCGCCGCGCCCCATCTGCCCCACAGCTCACCACCGCTGCACCACCTGCCCGGACCCGACCTGCTCAAGGCCCTGGATCACCTGGGAGGGCTGCCCCCGTCCCTGGCGAACAACCCGCGGCTGGCAGGGTTGTGGCTGCCGCGCATCCGTACGGACCTGGAGATCTACGACACGTACGTGCCCCGCCGACGTGCCCCGCTCCCGTGCCCGATCACCGCGTTCGCCGCCACCGAGGACCGCCTGGTGCCAGTACCGGAGGTCGCCCAGTGGCACCACCACACCGCCGGCCACTGGAGCCTGCGGATCTCGCCGGGCGATCACTTCTTCGTCCACGCCGACCCCGCCCCCGTCCTGGCAGCGGCGGTGCCCGAGGAAACGAGACCACGATGA
- a CDS encoding acyl carrier protein: MLSQPELEARLRTFLSAIRPDADVAAITPHSNLFELGILDSLAVVELIVFLERLIGTEIVVENYQLESFHTLAGIHEVVVDSTPPGPTVRGADGTSTSRTP; encoded by the coding sequence ATGCTGAGTCAACCAGAACTCGAAGCGCGCTTGCGCACGTTCCTCTCGGCCATTCGCCCCGACGCCGACGTGGCGGCCATCACCCCCCACTCCAACCTGTTCGAGTTGGGGATCCTGGATTCGCTCGCCGTCGTGGAACTCATCGTCTTCCTGGAACGCCTCATCGGCACGGAGATCGTGGTCGAGAACTACCAACTGGAGTCCTTCCACACCCTCGCAGGGATCCATGAGGTCGTGGTCGACTCCACACCGCCCGGCCCTACCGTCAGGGGCGCTGACGGGACGTCAACATCGAGAACACCGTGA
- a CDS encoding amino acid adenylation domain-containing protein, which produces MMQDTTSLVHEVVSRGPRSIGEYFLHAGLVRPDQVAVLREDECLTYEELALGAERLAAELAERGIGHGDRVLVECDPVPQAVVVLVACSLLGAIYVPVAPDVPQARKAAIAAAARPTARAVVEEQPAVAEIPVCIRLLRDGVAVSGGVPGSSERVRGGAAEHDVAYLIFTSGTTGRPKGITMTHRAALAFFRGMARQVPASPHHRVASFAPLNFDFSLLDLGWATGAGGTLVQVPRMLLRHPRRFVEYLARMDVSHVSGVPSIWPPVLRHATQELSACTSLRGLLMGGEAYSVELLRALRKALPGVQLVNAFGQSESIACSFLELADPLPDDLRQVPIGPAHPGAEMLVFDDAGHEVGVGETGELFLRSAALFSGYWLDPDATSRALVAPPGCPDSHERVLRTGDLLRRERDGLFTFAGRKDLQVKIHGNRVEVEEVETHLAAHPAVVEALVVTVKGDLGSRLAALVAVVTGGEEQDCVEEELRAWCSMRLPHYMQPAYVLVVPALPRTAGGKLDRHAAQATALRMIAAAPGGAPGTPTHPAAADPRGPCDHPTARQPLPEPPGQPGTAHDRDTPTGTGTGTGTGKEPC; this is translated from the coding sequence ATGATGCAGGACACGACGTCGCTGGTCCACGAGGTGGTGAGCCGCGGTCCGCGGTCCATTGGTGAGTACTTCCTGCACGCCGGACTGGTCCGGCCCGACCAGGTGGCGGTGCTGCGCGAGGACGAGTGCCTGACGTACGAGGAGTTGGCGCTCGGTGCCGAGCGCCTGGCCGCGGAACTGGCGGAGCGCGGGATCGGCCATGGCGACAGGGTGTTGGTCGAATGCGATCCGGTCCCGCAGGCGGTGGTGGTGTTGGTGGCGTGTTCGCTGCTCGGTGCAATCTACGTGCCCGTCGCTCCGGACGTTCCCCAGGCGCGCAAGGCGGCGATCGCCGCGGCGGCACGGCCGACCGCTCGTGCCGTGGTCGAGGAGCAGCCGGCGGTTGCCGAAATCCCGGTGTGCATACGGTTGTTGCGCGATGGTGTGGCGGTTTCGGGTGGTGTCCCCGGTTCTTCGGAGCGGGTCCGTGGCGGGGCGGCGGAGCACGACGTCGCGTACTTGATCTTCACCTCGGGCACCACTGGGCGACCCAAGGGCATCACGATGACACATCGGGCCGCGCTGGCCTTCTTCCGGGGGATGGCTCGGCAGGTGCCGGCTTCGCCGCACCACCGCGTCGCGTCGTTCGCCCCGCTGAACTTCGACTTCTCGCTGCTCGACCTGGGTTGGGCAACGGGCGCTGGCGGGACGCTGGTTCAGGTTCCGCGGATGCTGCTGCGTCACCCTCGGCGTTTCGTGGAGTACTTGGCGCGGATGGACGTGAGCCATGTGAGCGGCGTTCCCTCCATCTGGCCGCCGGTGTTGCGGCATGCCACACAGGAGTTGTCCGCGTGCACCTCGCTACGGGGGCTGCTGATGGGCGGCGAGGCGTACTCCGTCGAGCTGTTGCGGGCGTTGCGCAAGGCGCTGCCCGGGGTGCAGTTGGTGAACGCCTTCGGGCAGTCGGAGTCCATTGCCTGTTCCTTCCTGGAGCTTGCCGACCCGCTCCCGGATGATCTGCGGCAGGTGCCGATCGGCCCCGCCCACCCCGGAGCCGAGATGCTCGTGTTCGACGACGCGGGTCACGAAGTCGGCGTGGGCGAGACTGGTGAACTCTTCCTGCGGAGCGCCGCGTTGTTCTCCGGGTACTGGTTGGACCCCGACGCCACCAGTCGCGCGCTGGTCGCGCCGCCGGGATGCCCGGACAGCCATGAACGCGTCCTGCGCACCGGCGACTTGCTGCGCAGAGAGCGGGACGGGCTGTTCACCTTCGCCGGCCGCAAGGACCTGCAGGTCAAGATCCATGGAAATCGGGTGGAGGTGGAGGAGGTCGAGACGCACCTGGCCGCACATCCTGCGGTGGTCGAAGCCCTCGTGGTCACGGTGAAGGGCGACCTGGGTAGCCGCTTGGCGGCCCTCGTCGCCGTGGTCACCGGCGGGGAGGAACAGGACTGTGTGGAAGAGGAGTTGCGCGCCTGGTGCAGCATGCGCCTGCCGCACTACATGCAGCCCGCCTACGTGCTGGTTGTGCCCGCGCTGCCACGAACCGCAGGGGGAAAGCTCGACCGGCACGCGGCACAGGCAACGGCACTGCGCATGATCGCAGCGGCTCCAGGCGGCGCCCCAGGCACTCCCACGCACCCCGCAGCGGCCGACCCCCGTGGGCCGTGTGACCACCCGACAGCCAGGCAACCGCTCCCCGAGCCCCCGGGGCAACCCGGGACCGCACACGACCGGGATACCCCGACCGGGACTGGGACAGGGACAGGGACAGGGAAAGAGCCATGCTGA
- a CDS encoding RICIN domain-containing protein encodes MTVKIFEGSGVEVCPKGWYAVYEHEDFNAKERGRVLLADQTLGDVRAFGFDGRVLSVVNHTEQSLALHVEAGFKGFAAQVGPRDELGSLAEKDTREIDDLGAIVGASRTTLGPVLRNGTASIRLFPHGSDAAQVQGNRLPVEEGTYILANIGSGKVLDILGKENESGANVGQYTRHGGPNQQWTFKAVRRAGRQSPWDVTGEYEITSKASGMSLDVDKAGLQDTANIQQWTRNGSTNQRWWVTPLGDGVFVISNVPSGKTVDVAGMSMDNSANVQQYTFNDTDAQKWRLERI; translated from the coding sequence GTGACGGTCAAGATCTTCGAGGGCAGCGGCGTCGAGGTGTGCCCGAAGGGCTGGTACGCGGTCTACGAGCACGAGGACTTCAACGCCAAGGAGCGCGGTCGCGTCCTACTGGCCGACCAAACACTGGGTGATGTGCGGGCGTTCGGCTTTGACGGCCGTGTCCTGTCAGTGGTGAACCACACCGAACAGAGCCTGGCCCTGCACGTCGAGGCCGGCTTCAAGGGCTTCGCCGCCCAGGTAGGACCCCGTGACGAGCTTGGGTCCCTCGCGGAGAAGGACACGCGGGAGATCGACGACCTCGGCGCCATCGTGGGCGCCTCCCGCACCACCCTGGGCCCGGTGTTGAGGAACGGGACGGCCTCCATCCGTCTCTTCCCGCACGGCTCGGACGCCGCACAGGTGCAAGGGAACAGGCTGCCCGTCGAGGAAGGCACCTACATCCTCGCCAATATCGGCAGCGGCAAGGTGTTGGACATCCTGGGCAAGGAGAACGAGAGCGGGGCGAACGTCGGCCAGTACACCCGGCACGGCGGCCCCAACCAGCAGTGGACGTTCAAGGCCGTACGGCGCGCCGGCCGCCAGTCCCCGTGGGACGTCACCGGCGAGTACGAAATCACCTCCAAGGCCAGCGGTATGTCCCTCGACGTCGACAAGGCCGGCCTACAGGACACCGCCAACATCCAGCAGTGGACGAGGAACGGCAGCACCAACCAGCGCTGGTGGGTCACCCCCCTCGGCGACGGCGTCTTCGTGATCAGCAACGTTCCCAGCGGCAAGACCGTGGACGTCGCCGGCATGTCGATGGACAACAGCGCGAACGTGCAGCAGTACACCTTCAACGACACCGACGCACAGAAATGGCGCCTGGAGCGCATCTGA
- a CDS encoding D-alanyl-D-alanine carboxypeptidase family protein, producing the protein MTVGTLTKRAVALAGGTLLALSPLTAQAATPAPAQPEPQPALAAKGATLVDDTSGDTLFGKDADAVRPIASTAKIMAASLVLDTAGADLDRQVPVKQEYRDYVTEHGSSTADLQTGDKMTVRQLLYATLLPSGADAAYALADAFGTGATSAERTTSFIAKMNTKAGELHLPHTKFTSFDGGGSDSSTPTELAELAQHAMKNDIFRTVVKTKQYKGEAPAANGRTRYYTWTNTNRLLDSYDGAIGIKTGTTTPAGDCLVFAATRGGKTLVGTVLNSTDRYADATKLLDYGFGSSSAKGTKPRALPANAQRD; encoded by the coding sequence TTGACTGTCGGAACTCTCACCAAGCGCGCGGTCGCCCTCGCGGGTGGCACCCTGCTCGCCCTCTCCCCCCTCACCGCTCAGGCCGCGACACCCGCGCCCGCCCAGCCCGAACCGCAGCCGGCCCTCGCCGCCAAGGGCGCGACGTTGGTGGACGACACCAGCGGCGACACGCTCTTCGGCAAGGACGCGGACGCGGTCCGCCCGATAGCCAGCACGGCGAAGATCATGGCCGCATCCCTGGTGCTCGACACCGCGGGCGCCGACCTCGACCGCCAGGTCCCCGTGAAGCAGGAGTACCGGGACTACGTCACCGAGCACGGCTCCAGCACCGCGGACCTGCAGACCGGTGACAAGATGACGGTGCGTCAACTGCTGTACGCGACCCTCCTCCCCTCGGGCGCCGACGCCGCCTACGCGCTCGCCGACGCCTTCGGCACCGGCGCCACCAGCGCCGAGCGCACCACATCGTTCATCGCGAAGATGAACACGAAGGCCGGTGAACTCCACCTGCCCCACACGAAGTTCACCTCCTTCGACGGAGGCGGCTCCGACTCCAGCACCCCCACCGAGCTGGCCGAGTTGGCCCAGCACGCGATGAAGAACGACATCTTCCGCACCGTGGTCAAGACCAAGCAGTACAAGGGCGAAGCGCCCGCTGCCAACGGCCGCACCCGCTACTACACCTGGACCAACACCAACCGCCTCCTCGACTCCTACGACGGCGCCATCGGCATCAAGACCGGTACCACCACCCCGGCCGGCGACTGCCTGGTCTTCGCGGCCACTCGCGGCGGCAAGACCCTCGTCGGCACCGTGCTGAACAGCACCGACCGCTACGCCGACGCGACGAAGCTGCTGGACTACGGATTCGGTTCGAGCTCCGCGAAGGGCACGAAGCCGCGCGCCCTCCCGGCGAACGCTCAGCGCGACTGA
- a CDS encoding chitinase — protein sequence MRKSTRIALAAAAAGALCAVGITAASASTAHPQPLRPVTRLDAAGQFAPYVDMSNSGVGKLDAAITDHGVKTYTAAFTIGTGCNNVWGDTLPVGSDPNVDPVIAKAKSEGASVIISSGGAGGEPLAFTCTDQGKIDEGYQQEITAYGANSLDFDIEGAAVADTAGVARQMTAIKDLKAKNSGLTVSVTLPVLPDGLTGDGVNVLKAANAAGVKLDNVNVMTMDYGQGTGADMGAAAISAGKATLAQMQSVDPSYTYANLGITPMIGVNDDGSTFSLDNAASVASWAASNGVGRMSYWSVSRDQACTAAAKAPDAAAPSAKAGMAAARSMKPASSPVCSGVSQSPYAFTDTLGKG from the coding sequence ATGAGGAAGTCGACCCGCATTGCCCTGGCCGCGGCCGCCGCCGGAGCCTTGTGCGCGGTAGGAATCACCGCCGCCAGCGCGAGCACCGCGCACCCGCAGCCGCTCCGACCGGTGACCCGCCTCGACGCGGCGGGGCAGTTCGCCCCGTACGTGGACATGAGCAACTCCGGCGTAGGCAAGCTCGACGCGGCCATCACGGATCACGGCGTGAAGACCTACACCGCCGCGTTCACCATCGGCACCGGTTGCAACAATGTCTGGGGTGACACGCTCCCCGTCGGTAGCGATCCGAACGTCGACCCCGTGATCGCCAAGGCCAAGAGCGAGGGTGCCAGCGTCATCATCTCCTCCGGGGGAGCGGGCGGTGAGCCGCTGGCGTTCACCTGCACCGACCAGGGGAAGATCGACGAGGGCTACCAGCAGGAGATCACCGCCTACGGCGCCAACTCCCTGGATTTCGACATCGAGGGTGCGGCCGTCGCGGACACCGCGGGCGTGGCCCGGCAGATGACCGCCATCAAGGACCTGAAGGCGAAGAACTCCGGGCTGACCGTCTCGGTGACGCTGCCGGTGTTGCCCGACGGGCTGACCGGCGACGGCGTCAACGTGCTGAAGGCCGCCAACGCGGCCGGCGTGAAGCTGGACAACGTCAACGTCATGACGATGGATTACGGGCAGGGCACCGGCGCAGACATGGGCGCGGCCGCGATCAGTGCGGGCAAGGCCACCCTGGCGCAGATGCAGTCCGTGGACCCCAGCTACACCTACGCCAACCTCGGCATCACGCCGATGATCGGTGTGAACGACGACGGCTCCACCTTCAGCCTGGACAACGCCGCATCGGTGGCGAGTTGGGCGGCGAGCAACGGGGTCGGGCGGATGTCCTACTGGTCCGTGAGCCGCGACCAGGCATGTACCGCGGCCGCCAAGGCACCGGATGCCGCGGCTCCGTCGGCCAAGGCGGGCATGGCGGCCGCGCGGAGCATGAAGCCGGCGTCCTCGCCGGTGTGCAGCGGTGTCTCGCAGTCGCCGTACGCGTTCACGGACACCCTCGGCAAGGGCTGA